The Deinococcus sonorensis KR-87 genome includes a window with the following:
- a CDS encoding IclR family transcriptional regulator has translation MTTTDSPRRPGRRRTTGASPVRTLERGLHVLSVLGAGGAATLSDLSRRAGLSASTASRLLQTLEKAGYAEWDAASGQWRVGLGAYRVGAAYVGGSGLTGAADPAMQRLVAELGETCNLAVVQGGEAVYIHQVEGRQLVRMFTTLGAGASLHATGVGKALMAWQPPEEVRARLGGGPYPALTPHTLTTLAQYLESLEAVRQQGYALDDQERELGVRCVAAPVHDAAGRVVAALSVSAPTTRLSEARVPETARRVREAAAEVSRRLGYGGPP, from the coding sequence GTGACCACCACCGATTCTCCCCGGCGACCGGGGCGCCGGCGCACCACCGGCGCCAGCCCGGTGCGGACGCTGGAGCGTGGCCTGCACGTGCTGAGCGTGCTGGGGGCCGGGGGCGCGGCCACCCTCAGCGACCTGAGCCGGCGGGCCGGGCTGTCGGCCAGCACCGCTTCCCGGCTGCTGCAGACGCTGGAAAAGGCCGGTTATGCCGAGTGGGACGCCGCGTCCGGTCAGTGGCGGGTGGGGCTGGGGGCGTACCGGGTGGGAGCCGCTTACGTGGGCGGCAGCGGCCTGACCGGCGCGGCCGACCCGGCGATGCAGCGGCTGGTGGCCGAGCTGGGCGAGACCTGCAACCTGGCGGTGGTGCAGGGCGGCGAGGCGGTCTACATCCATCAGGTGGAGGGCCGGCAGCTGGTGCGGATGTTCACCACCCTGGGCGCTGGAGCCAGCCTGCACGCCACTGGGGTGGGCAAAGCGCTGATGGCGTGGCAGCCGCCCGAGGAGGTGCGGGCGCGGCTGGGCGGCGGCCCCTACCCGGCCCTGACCCCGCACACCCTGACCACGCTGGCGCAGTATCTGGAGAGCCTGGAGGCGGTGCGGCAGCAGGGTTACGCCCTGGACGATCAGGAGCGAGAGCTGGGCGTGCGTTGCGTGGCGGCCCCGGTCCACGACGCCGCCGGCCGGGTGGTGGCGGCGCTGAGCGTGAGCGCCCCCACCACCCGGCTGAGCGAGGCGCGGGTGCCGGAAACGGCCCGCCGGGTCCGGGAGGCGGCGGCCGAGGTGTCGCGGCGGCTGGGCTACGGAGGGCCGCCGTGA
- a CDS encoding MarR family winged helix-turn-helix transcriptional regulator, translated as MSRPGEQGSTDTFLERLQADWGRVLPELDSQPMLLPILVARLHQALSRRVEDTYRASGLNAANWDLLVTLRRSAPPEGLTLSELAGLTAVAGPTMTNRVDRLQQKGLVERLADPQDGRSWRIRLTAHAEALLDRLLPAHVHNEARLLSGLSAAERAQFERLIRRLLRDLEVPPG; from the coding sequence GTGAGCCGCCCTGGAGAGCAGGGCAGCACCGACACCTTTCTGGAGCGGCTGCAGGCCGACTGGGGACGGGTGCTTCCGGAGCTGGACAGCCAGCCGATGCTGCTGCCGATCCTGGTGGCGCGGCTGCATCAGGCGCTGTCCCGGCGGGTGGAGGACACCTACCGGGCATCGGGCCTGAACGCGGCCAACTGGGACCTGCTGGTCACGCTGCGGCGCAGCGCCCCGCCGGAGGGCCTGACGCTCTCGGAGCTGGCGGGCCTGACGGCGGTGGCGGGCCCCACCATGACCAACCGGGTGGACCGGCTGCAGCAGAAGGGGCTGGTGGAGCGGCTGGCCGACCCACAGGACGGCCGCAGCTGGCGGATCCGCCTCACCGCGCATGCCGAGGCGCTGCTGGACCGGCTGCTCCCGGCCCACGTTCATAACGAAGCGCGGCTGCTGTCGGGGCTGAGCGCGGCGGAGCGGGCGCAGTTCGAGCGCCTGATCCGCCGGCTGCTGCGCGACCTGGAGGTTCCGCCCGGCTGA
- the uraD gene encoding 2-oxo-4-hydroxy-4-carboxy-5-ureidoimidazoline decarboxylase, translating into MALATKRTLEQVNGLTEPEFVAMFGAVLEHSPAYARRAWAQRPFESAEVLAAAFRQAVQQDDPAAQMALIRAHPDLAGKAALAGELTAESAGEQRSAGLDRLSPDEYERFHRTNAAYHEKFGIPFVVCVREHTKDSILEQAERRLTHTPEQERQAALDEVAKIARLRVLDLMEETP; encoded by the coding sequence ATGGCGCTGGCCACGAAACGGACGCTGGAGCAGGTGAACGGCCTCACGGAGCCAGAATTTGTGGCGATGTTCGGCGCGGTGCTGGAACACTCGCCCGCGTACGCGCGCCGTGCGTGGGCGCAGCGGCCGTTCGAGAGTGCAGAAGTGCTGGCCGCCGCCTTCCGCCAGGCGGTGCAGCAGGACGACCCGGCTGCCCAGATGGCGCTGATCCGGGCGCACCCGGACCTGGCCGGCAAGGCGGCGCTGGCCGGTGAACTCACTGCCGAGTCGGCTGGAGAGCAGCGCTCGGCGGGGCTGGACCGGCTGAGCCCGGATGAGTACGAACGCTTTCACCGCACCAATGCCGCCTACCACGAGAAGTTCGGCATTCCCTTCGTGGTGTGCGTGCGTGAGCACACCAAGGACAGCATCCTGGAGCAGGCCGAGCGCCGGCTGACCCACACCCCCGAGCAGGAGCGGCAGGCGGCGCTGGACGAGGTGGCCAAGATCGCCCGGCTGCGCGTGCTCGATCTGATGGAGGAGACCCCATGA
- the pucL gene encoding factor-independent urate hydroxylase yields the protein MTQTVSSNPNDEFKGRFRLAQNNYGKSDIRLVRVDRTQPRHVLKDVRVDVALEGDFTAAHVDGDNAGLLATDTMRNTVYALAQSQLTDSVEQFGMTLIRHFRQAGPSIRGGTVQLTEHLWDRMLVHGVQHDHAFTRASGQHTATVSGDGETFSVTSGINELTILKTTRSGWEGFLREQYTTLPETDDRILATVVDVNWEYTPTAVQDEATDYDAIFAGVLDQLQTSFADHYSPSMQYSLYRIGSAVLERFSQISRIHLSFPNRHHILYNLERFGMENSKTSDVQVLHADAEPYGLIEGWVERA from the coding sequence ATGACCCAGACGGTGAGCAGCAACCCCAACGACGAGTTCAAGGGCCGCTTCCGGCTGGCCCAGAACAACTACGGCAAGAGCGACATCCGGCTGGTGCGGGTGGACCGGACCCAGCCGCGCCATGTGCTCAAGGACGTGCGGGTGGACGTGGCGCTGGAAGGCGACTTCACCGCCGCCCACGTGGACGGCGACAACGCCGGCCTGCTGGCCACCGACACAATGCGCAACACGGTGTACGCGCTGGCGCAGTCTCAGCTGACCGACAGCGTGGAGCAGTTCGGCATGACCCTGATCCGGCACTTCCGTCAGGCGGGCCCCAGTATCCGCGGCGGCACGGTGCAGCTCACCGAACACCTCTGGGACCGGATGCTGGTTCACGGCGTCCAGCACGACCATGCCTTCACGCGCGCCAGCGGCCAGCACACCGCCACCGTCTCGGGCGACGGCGAGACCTTCAGCGTGACGAGCGGCATCAACGAGCTGACCATCCTCAAGACCACCCGCAGCGGCTGGGAGGGTTTCCTGCGCGAGCAGTACACCACCCTGCCCGAGACCGACGACCGGATTCTGGCGACCGTGGTGGACGTGAACTGGGAGTACACCCCGACGGCGGTGCAGGACGAGGCCACCGACTACGACGCCATCTTCGCGGGGGTGCTGGACCAGTTGCAGACCTCGTTTGCCGATCACTACTCGCCGTCCATGCAGTACAGCCTGTACCGCATCGGCTCGGCGGTGCTGGAGCGCTTCTCGCAGATCAGCCGCATCCACCTGTCGTTCCCGAACCGCCACCACATCCTCTACAACCTGGAGCGCTTCGGCATGGAGAACAGCAAGACGTCGGACGTGCAGGTGCTGCACGCCGACGCCGAACCGTACGGCCTGATTGAGGGCTGGGTCGAGCGCGCGTGA
- the uraH gene encoding hydroxyisourate hydrolase, which translates to MSLSTHVLDTAQGRPAAGLRLELYRLDGELRENLASAVTNRDGRTDRPLLAADEAQPGVYELVFHVAEYFQAQGVALPQVPFLDTVPLRFGIADAAAHYHVPLLVSPWSYSTYRGS; encoded by the coding sequence GTGAGCCTCAGCACCCACGTGCTGGACACCGCCCAGGGCCGCCCGGCCGCCGGACTGCGGCTGGAGCTGTACCGGCTGGACGGTGAGCTGCGCGAGAACTTGGCGAGCGCCGTGACCAACCGGGACGGCCGCACCGACCGGCCGCTGCTGGCGGCGGACGAGGCGCAGCCGGGCGTGTACGAGCTGGTGTTCCACGTGGCCGAGTATTTCCAGGCCCAGGGGGTGGCGCTGCCGCAGGTGCCGTTTCTGGACACGGTGCCGCTGCGTTTCGGCATTGCGGACGCGGCCGCCCACTATCACGTGCCGCTGCTGGTCTCGCCCTGGAGTTACAGCACCTACCGTGGCAGCTGA
- a CDS encoding xanthine dehydrogenase small subunit produces MAFSFTLNGRTVTPSGYAAHTTLLDWLRSGGLTGSKEGCAEGECGACAVLLARPTDDGLGTRWDAVNGCLLPLAALDGQEVRTVEGLGQPGALHPVQQAMSVGGGSQCGYCTPGFVVSMAAEYYREGRDDFDIHALSGNLCRCTGYRPIRDAAMTLGQPDPQDPLARQRLQPAALPAETHLQTAQGEFHRPATLEDALALVQQHPDAQVLAGGTDWGVDLNLRHRRAAVTIAIDHLPELRVLQEDAHTLELGAALPLSELERRLAGRVPLLAELFPQFASPLIRNRATLGGNLGTASPIGDSLSALLALDARVVLVGPQGEREVPLERYFTGYRQTERAVGELIRAVRLPLPLAPITRFYKVAKRRYDDISGVSAAFALTLDGERVQQIRIGLGGVAATPLRAYRTEDALVGQPWTPDTARQAARLMGREGTPMSDMRASAEYRKAMLEQLLLKFHFETSGQEVPA; encoded by the coding sequence ATGGCGTTCAGCTTCACCCTGAATGGCCGCACGGTCACGCCGTCCGGCTATGCGGCCCACACCACCCTGCTCGACTGGCTGCGCTCCGGCGGACTCACCGGCAGCAAGGAGGGCTGCGCGGAAGGCGAGTGCGGCGCCTGCGCCGTGCTGCTGGCCCGCCCCACCGATGACGGCCTGGGCACCCGCTGGGACGCGGTCAACGGCTGCCTGCTGCCGCTGGCGGCCCTGGACGGTCAGGAGGTGCGGACGGTGGAGGGGCTGGGCCAGCCGGGAGCGCTGCATCCGGTGCAGCAGGCGATGAGCGTGGGCGGCGGCTCGCAGTGCGGGTACTGCACGCCCGGCTTCGTGGTGAGTATGGCCGCCGAGTACTACCGCGAGGGGCGTGACGACTTCGACATCCACGCGCTGAGCGGCAACCTGTGCCGCTGCACCGGCTACCGGCCGATCCGGGACGCCGCCATGACCCTGGGGCAGCCGGACCCGCAGGACCCGCTGGCCCGGCAGCGCCTTCAGCCGGCCGCTTTGCCCGCCGAGACCCACCTGCAGACAGCCCAGGGCGAGTTTCACCGCCCCGCCACGCTGGAAGACGCGCTGGCCCTGGTGCAGCAGCACCCGGACGCCCAGGTGCTGGCGGGCGGCACCGACTGGGGCGTGGACCTGAACCTGCGGCACCGCCGCGCCGCCGTCACCATCGCCATTGACCATCTGCCGGAGCTGCGGGTGCTGCAGGAGGACGCGCACACCCTGGAACTCGGCGCGGCCCTGCCGCTCTCGGAACTGGAGCGCCGGCTGGCCGGGCGGGTGCCGCTGCTGGCCGAGCTGTTCCCGCAGTTCGCCTCGCCGCTGATCCGCAACCGCGCCACGCTCGGCGGCAACCTGGGCACCGCCTCCCCGATCGGGGACAGTCTCAGCGCCCTGCTGGCGCTGGACGCCCGGGTGGTGCTGGTGGGGCCGCAGGGCGAGCGCGAGGTGCCGCTGGAGCGCTACTTCACCGGCTACCGTCAGACCGAGCGGGCGGTGGGTGAACTGATCCGGGCGGTGCGGCTGCCGCTGCCGCTGGCGCCCATCACCCGCTTCTACAAGGTGGCCAAGCGCCGCTACGACGACATCAGCGGCGTGTCGGCGGCCTTCGCGCTGACGCTGGACGGCGAGCGGGTGCAGCAGATCCGCATCGGGCTGGGCGGGGTGGCCGCCACTCCGCTGCGCGCCTACCGCACCGAGGACGCCCTGGTGGGTCAGCCGTGGACCCCGGACACGGCGCGGCAGGCGGCCCGTCTGATGGGCCGGGAGGGCACCCCCATGAGCGACATGCGCGCCAGCGCCGAGTACCGGAAGGCCATGCTGGAGCAGCTGCTGCTGAAGTTCCACTTTGAGACGAGCGGCCAGGAGGTGCCGGCATGA
- the xdhB gene encoding xanthine dehydrogenase molybdopterin binding subunit, which yields MSGPVGEALPHESAELHVTGAALYTDDLTARTHGVLHAWPVQATVPHGVLTRLDASAALQVAGVVRVLTAADVPGVNDAGVKHDEPLFPQEVMYLGHAVCWVLGETVEAARLGAAAVVVETQALPAVVRLRDAVEQASFQGMPLHLRRGDVAQGLAGAVHTFSGEFEFGGQEHFYLETHASLATIDEAGQVFIQSSTQHPTETQEIVAHVLGLPSNHVTVQCLRMGGGFGGKEMQPHGLAAVAALGATLTGRPVRVRLNRTQDLTMTGKRHPFYARWTVGFDEAGRLLALDAELYSDGGWSLDLSEPVMARALCHIDNAYFIPHVSVLGRVCRTHKTSQTAFRGFGGPQGMLVIEDLLSRCAPALGLTAHELRERNFYRPGQTTPYGQPVRHAERLTRIWAELQQSSDFAARQQQVEQFNARSPHRKRGLAITPLKFGISFNFTAYNQAGALVHVYRDGSVLVNHGGTEMGQGLHTKMLQVAASSLGVPLSTVRLAPTRTDKVPNTSATAASSGADLNGGAVRDACHQIRTRLAAVAAGRFGVHPDDVRFEAGRVFPLGHPDQALDFAALVHHAYMHRTQLWAAGYYRTPGLHWDKDAMQGEPFKYFAYGASVSEVEVDGFTGAYQLRRVDILQDVGDSLSPLIDLGQVEGGFIQGAGWLTLEDLRWDDLGRLTTSSASTYKLPSFSEMPPVFIVNLMEQATEDGVVYGSKAVGEPPLMLAFSVREALRSAVAAFGPGGETVELASPATPEAVYWALSRVRSGGQVAADD from the coding sequence ATGAGCGGGCCGGTGGGCGAGGCGCTGCCGCACGAGTCGGCCGAACTGCACGTGACCGGCGCGGCGCTGTACACCGACGATCTGACCGCCCGCACCCACGGCGTGCTGCACGCCTGGCCGGTGCAGGCCACGGTGCCGCACGGCGTCCTCACCCGGCTGGATGCGAGCGCGGCGCTGCAGGTGGCCGGGGTGGTGCGGGTGCTGACCGCCGCCGACGTGCCGGGCGTCAACGACGCGGGCGTCAAGCACGACGAGCCGCTGTTTCCGCAGGAAGTGATGTACCTGGGCCACGCGGTGTGCTGGGTGCTGGGCGAGACGGTGGAGGCGGCCCGGCTGGGCGCGGCGGCGGTGGTGGTGGAGACCCAGGCCCTGCCGGCGGTGGTGCGGCTGCGCGACGCGGTGGAGCAGGCGTCGTTCCAGGGCATGCCGCTGCACCTGCGCCGGGGCGACGTGGCCCAGGGGCTGGCCGGGGCCGTCCACACCTTCTCCGGCGAGTTCGAGTTCGGCGGGCAGGAACACTTCTACCTGGAAACCCACGCCAGCCTGGCCACCATCGACGAGGCCGGGCAGGTGTTCATTCAGAGCAGCACCCAGCACCCCACCGAAACGCAGGAGATCGTGGCGCACGTGCTGGGCCTGCCGAGCAACCACGTCACGGTGCAGTGTCTGCGGATGGGCGGGGGTTTTGGCGGCAAGGAGATGCAGCCGCACGGGCTGGCGGCAGTGGCGGCGCTGGGGGCCACGCTGACCGGCCGTCCGGTGCGGGTGCGCCTCAACCGCACCCAGGACCTGACCATGACCGGCAAGCGGCACCCCTTCTACGCCCGCTGGACGGTGGGCTTCGATGAGGCGGGGCGGCTGCTGGCGCTGGACGCCGAGCTGTACTCGGACGGTGGCTGGAGCCTGGACCTCTCGGAGCCGGTGATGGCGCGGGCGCTGTGCCACATCGACAACGCGTACTTCATTCCGCACGTGTCGGTGCTGGGGCGGGTCTGCCGCACCCACAAGACCTCCCAGACTGCCTTCCGGGGCTTCGGGGGGCCGCAGGGCATGCTGGTGATCGAGGACCTGCTGAGCCGCTGCGCCCCGGCGCTGGGCCTTACGGCACACGAGCTGCGCGAGCGCAACTTCTATCGGCCCGGCCAGACCACTCCCTATGGCCAGCCGGTGCGCCATGCCGAGCGGCTGACCCGCATCTGGGCCGAGCTGCAGCAGAGCAGCGATTTCGCGGCGCGGCAGCAGCAGGTGGAGCAGTTCAATGCCCGCTCGCCGCACCGCAAGCGCGGGCTGGCCATCACGCCGCTGAAATTCGGCATCAGCTTCAACTTCACGGCCTACAACCAGGCGGGCGCGCTGGTGCACGTCTACCGGGACGGCTCGGTGCTCGTCAACCACGGCGGCACCGAGATGGGCCAGGGCCTCCACACCAAGATGCTGCAGGTGGCGGCCAGCAGCCTGGGCGTGCCGCTCAGCACGGTGCGGCTGGCCCCCACCCGCACCGACAAGGTGCCGAACACCAGCGCCACGGCCGCCAGCAGCGGCGCCGACCTGAACGGTGGGGCCGTCCGTGACGCCTGTCATCAGATCCGCACCCGGCTGGCGGCGGTGGCGGCGGGCCGCTTCGGGGTCCACCCGGACGACGTGCGCTTCGAGGCGGGCCGGGTGTTCCCGCTGGGCCACCCGGATCAGGCGCTGGACTTCGCAGCGCTGGTGCACCACGCCTACATGCACCGCACCCAGCTGTGGGCCGCCGGGTACTACCGTACGCCGGGCCTGCACTGGGACAAGGACGCGATGCAGGGCGAGCCGTTTAAGTACTTCGCCTACGGGGCCAGCGTGTCGGAGGTGGAGGTGGACGGCTTCACCGGGGCGTATCAGCTGCGCCGGGTGGACATCCTGCAGGACGTTGGCGACAGCCTCTCGCCGCTGATTGACCTGGGGCAGGTGGAGGGCGGCTTCATCCAGGGGGCCGGCTGGCTGACCCTGGAGGACCTGCGCTGGGACGACCTGGGCCGCCTGACCACCAGTTCGGCCAGCACCTACAAGCTGCCCAGCTTCAGCGAGATGCCGCCCGTCTTCATCGTGAACCTGATGGAGCAGGCCACCGAGGACGGCGTGGTGTACGGCAGCAAGGCGGTGGGCGAGCCGCCGCTGATGCTGGCCTTCAGCGTGCGCGAGGCGCTGCGCTCGGCGGTGGCCGCCTTCGGGCCGGGCGGCGAGACGGTGGAACTGGCCTCACCCGCCACCCCGGAGGCGGTGTACTGGGCGCTCTCGCGGGTGCGCTCCGGCGGGCAGGTGGCCGCCGATGACTGA
- the xdhC gene encoding xanthine dehydrogenase accessory protein XdhC, whose product MQWLTELQRLQAAGTPCVLVTLTGVRGHAPREAGAKMIVTAKETFGTVGGGNLEMTAVQRARALLAVQAGTPDTLTLRLTPTAPAEHGRQCCGGEVTLLLEPLLARRPVVALFGVGHVGLALARILSTLELELHLCDGRAEQLSPERLADVLHGAATVRVHHAPIPDSVLGELPAGAHVLILTHDHAEDAALCDAALRRPELGFIGLIGSAGKWRHFQQQLAAEGHSPATIRRITCPIGLPGIGSKQPAAIAVSVAAQLLQHIEVAQRPQNGPLND is encoded by the coding sequence ATGCAGTGGCTGACTGAGCTGCAGCGGCTGCAGGCGGCCGGGACACCCTGCGTGCTGGTCACGCTGACCGGCGTGCGCGGCCACGCCCCGCGCGAAGCCGGCGCGAAGATGATCGTGACGGCCAAAGAGACCTTCGGCACGGTGGGCGGCGGCAACCTGGAGATGACGGCGGTGCAGCGGGCGCGGGCGCTACTGGCGGTGCAGGCCGGCACGCCCGACACCCTGACGCTGCGCCTGACGCCCACCGCCCCCGCCGAACACGGGCGGCAGTGCTGCGGCGGTGAGGTGACGCTGCTGCTGGAGCCGCTGCTGGCGCGGCGTCCGGTGGTGGCCCTCTTCGGAGTGGGGCACGTGGGCCTCGCGCTGGCCCGCATTCTGTCCACCCTGGAGCTGGAGCTGCACCTGTGTGATGGGCGGGCGGAGCAGCTGAGTCCCGAACGGCTGGCCGACGTGCTGCACGGCGCGGCCACGGTCCGGGTCCACCACGCCCCCATTCCCGATTCGGTGCTGGGCGAGCTGCCCGCCGGCGCGCACGTCCTGATCCTGACCCACGACCACGCCGAGGACGCCGCGCTGTGTGACGCGGCCCTGCGCCGCCCGGAGCTCGGCTTCATCGGCCTGATCGGCTCGGCGGGCAAGTGGCGGCATTTCCAGCAGCAGCTGGCTGCCGAGGGGCACAGCCCGGCCACCATCCGGCGCATCACCTGTCCCATCGGGCTGCCGGGCATCGGCAGCAAGCAGCCGGCCGCCATCGCGGTCAGCGTGGCCGCTCAACTGCTGCAGCACATCGAGGTGGCCCAGCGGCCTCAGAATGGACCCCTGAATGACTGA
- the guaD gene encoding guanine deaminase produces the protein MTDLVLYRSALFHTPGNPFTGDVLQTLTDGGVAVQAGRILATGDFAEVRAAYPAAPVHDLRGGVLLPGLVDTHVHYPQLRVLGGLGMPLLEWLDRNTLPEEARLSDRPYARELARDFLGALAAHGTTTALVFGSHYRSAMEEFFDVAGHSGLRIASGLVLSDRLLRPELHTTPEAAFEESRALIRQFHGRGRLRYAVTPRFSLSASEGILEACGALMHEAEGVHFTSHLNENVAEIEAVRDLFPWAQDYLDTYDRYGLVSRASVFAHNIHPSGRELSRMAAAGCTVSHCPCSNSALGSGLFPLRRHLEAGVPVALGTDVGGGTGFSLFKEGLQALFMQQLTPPEQRAALTPAHLLYLATLAGAQALGLQDEVGDFRPGKAFDAVLIRPQAGTPLDILMRHADNPGRVLAGLFTLSGAADVRQVWVEGETVHQPREHADA, from the coding sequence ATGACTGACCTCGTCCTGTACCGCTCGGCCCTGTTCCATACCCCCGGCAACCCCTTTACCGGCGACGTTCTGCAGACCCTGACCGATGGCGGGGTGGCGGTGCAGGCGGGCCGCATCCTGGCCACCGGCGACTTCGCGGAGGTGCGGGCGGCCTACCCGGCGGCCCCAGTCCATGACCTGCGCGGCGGCGTGCTGCTGCCGGGCCTGGTGGACACCCACGTGCATTACCCGCAGCTGCGGGTGCTGGGCGGGCTGGGGATGCCGCTGCTGGAGTGGCTGGACCGCAACACCCTGCCGGAAGAGGCACGGCTCTCGGACAGGCCGTACGCGCGCGAGCTGGCCCGCGACTTCCTGGGCGCGCTGGCGGCCCACGGCACCACCACCGCGCTGGTGTTCGGCAGCCACTACCGCTCGGCCATGGAGGAGTTCTTTGACGTGGCCGGGCACAGCGGCCTGCGGATCGCGTCCGGGCTGGTGCTGTCAGACCGGCTGCTCCGGCCGGAACTGCACACCACCCCCGAGGCCGCCTTCGAGGAGAGCCGCGCCCTGATCCGGCAGTTCCATGGGCGCGGGCGGCTGCGCTACGCGGTCACGCCGCGCTTCTCGCTCTCGGCGTCCGAGGGCATCCTGGAGGCCTGCGGCGCGCTGATGCACGAGGCGGAGGGGGTGCACTTCACGTCGCACCTCAACGAAAACGTGGCCGAGATCGAGGCGGTTCGCGACCTGTTTCCGTGGGCGCAGGACTACCTCGACACCTACGACCGCTACGGGCTGGTCAGCCGCGCGTCGGTGTTCGCGCACAACATTCACCCCAGCGGGCGCGAGCTGAGCCGCATGGCCGCGGCCGGCTGCACCGTCAGCCACTGCCCCTGCAGCAACAGCGCGCTGGGCAGCGGCCTGTTTCCGCTGCGGCGGCACCTGGAGGCGGGCGTGCCGGTCGCGCTGGGCACCGACGTGGGGGGCGGCACCGGCTTCTCACTGTTCAAGGAGGGGCTGCAGGCGCTGTTCATGCAGCAGCTGACCCCGCCGGAGCAGCGGGCGGCGCTCACCCCGGCCCACTTGCTCTACCTCGCCACCCTGGCGGGCGCCCAGGCGCTGGGCCTGCAGGACGAGGTGGGCGACTTCCGGCCCGGCAAGGCCTTCGACGCGGTGCTGATCCGGCCCCAGGCGGGCACCCCGCTGGACATCCTGATGCGCCACGCCGACAACCCGGGGCGGGTGCTGGCGGGTCTCTTCACCCTCAGCGGCGCCGCCGACGTGCGGCAGGTCTGGGTGGAGGGCGAGACGGTGCACCAGCCCCGGGAGCACGCCGATGCTTGA